A stretch of DNA from Mus pahari chromosome 11, PAHARI_EIJ_v1.1, whole genome shotgun sequence:
TCTTTTTTGGGCTCTCCCAGTCCCACGACTCAGGTTATTTAAAACTCTTCATTATGTATATTCTCTGAGAGctaacagagggaaaaaaatgccatgcaaccactgtggaaatcagtgtagagATTTCTTAAAAGAATTACGGTATGTACCAATTACAGCCTCCCAGGCACACACCTGAAGGGTTATACAAACTCCCATGGAGATTAAGTTACctgcacatccatgtttattCCCTGTTTATTCACACTAGCAAGAACACGAAGCTAGCCCAGATGCCCATCAGTAGCCTAGTTGTCCATCCACAGGAAATagacaataaaaatacaatacatacacacaatggaaaTACATTCATTCATgattatcttagtcagggtttctttttcttttttttttttNNNNNNNNNNNNNNNNNNNNNNNNNNNNNNNNNNNNNNNNNNNNNNNNNNNNNNNNNNNNNNNNNNNNNNNNNNNNNNNNNNNNNNNNNNNNNNNNNNNNNNNNNNNNNNNNNNNNNNNNNNNNNNNNNNNNNNNNNNNNNNNNNNNNNNNNNNNNNNNNNNNNNNNNNNNNNNNNNNNNNNNNNNNNNNNNNNNNNNNNNNNNNNNNNNNNNNNNNNNNNNNNNNNNNNNNNNNNNNNNNNNNNNNNNNNNNNNNNNNNNNNNNNNNNNNNNNNNNNNNNNNNNNNNNNNNNNNNNNNNNNNNNNNNNNNNNNNNNNNNNNNNNNNNNNNNNNNNNNNNNNNNNNNNNNNNNNNNNNNNNNNNNNNNNNNNNNNNNNNNNNNNNNNNNNNNNNNNNNNNNNNNNNNNNNNNNNNNNNNNNNNNNNNNNNNNNNNNNNNNNNNNNNNNNNNNNNNNNNNNNNNNNNNNNNNNNNNNNNNNNNNNNNNNNNNNNNNNNNNNNNNNNNNNNNNNNNNNNNNNNNNNNNNNNNNNNNNNNNNNNNNNNNNNNNNNNNNNNNNNNNNNNNNNNNNNNNNNNNNNNNNNNNNNNNNNNNNNNNNNNNNNNNNNNNNNNNNNNNNNNNNNNNNNNNNNNNNNNNNNNNNNNNNNNNNNNNNNNNNNNNNNNNNNNNNNNNNNNNNNNNNNNNNNNNNNNNNNNNNNNNNNNNNNNNNNNNNNNNNNNNNNNNNNNNNNNNNNNNNNNNNNNNNNNNNNNNNNNNNNNNNNNNNNNNNNNNNNNNNNNNNNNNNNNNNNNNNNNNNNNNNNNNNNNNNNNNNNNNNNNNNNNNNNNNNNNNNNNNNNNNNNNNNNNNNNNNNNNNNNNNNNNNNNNNNNNNNNNNNNNNNNNNNNNNNNNNNNNNNNNNNNNNNNNNNNNNNNNNNNNNNNNNNNNNNNNNNNNNNNNNNNNNNNNNNNNNNNNNNNNNNNNNNNNNNNNNNNNNNNNNNNNNNNNNNNNNNNNNNNNNNNNNNNNNNNNNNNNNNNNNNNNNNNNNNNNNNNNNNNNNNNNNNNNNNNNNNNNNNNNNNNNNNNNNNNNNNNNNNNNNNNNNNNNNNNNNNNNNNNNNNNNNNNNNNNNNNNNNNNNNNNNNNNNNNNNNNNNNNNNNNNNNNNNNNNNNNNNNNNNNNNNNNNNNNNNNNNNNNNNNNNNNNNNNNNNNNNNNNNNNNNNNNNNNNNNNNNNNNNNNNNNNNNNNNNNNNNNNNNNNNNNNNNNNNNNNNNNNNNNNNNNNNNNNNNNNNNNNNNNNNNNNNNNNNNNNNNNNNNNNNNNNNNNNNNNNNNNNNNNNNNNNNNNNNNNNNNNNNNNNNNNNNNNNNNNNNNNNNNNNNNNNNNNNNNNNNNNNNNNNNNNNNNNNNNNNNNNNNNNNNNNNNNNNNNNNNNNNNNNNNNNNNNNNNNNNNNNNNNNNNNNNNNNNNNNNNNNNNNNNNNNNNNNNNNNNNNNNNNNNNNNNNNNNNNNNNNNNNNNNNNNNNNNNNNNNNNNNNNNNNNNNNNNNNNNNNNNNNNNNNNNNNNNNNNNNNNNNNNNNNNNNNNNNNNNNNNNNNNNNNNNNNNNNNNNNNNNNNNNNNNNNNNNNtgctagacccttggacttccattcacagctactactgaaccattgttgggaattggactgcatactgtaagtcatcaaaaaattcttttactattaaaaaaaaaatccattaggaaattcattttaatttcaaaactcaTTCCATCTGTCTACTCTAAAAGATGTAAAATATCACAATGGCTTCATTCCAATTGCTGAGTCACTCTACCATGCTGATTCTACAGAAAGCTGGTCTTTCAAGTAGGACCTCCACTGGGTAAGAGGGTTTACACCTTTGCTCAGCACCTGTAGGAGCCCAGCAAGCCCACTGTGCTACATTCCAGTCTAGGATCTGTCACTAactagaaattagaaataaaccTAGGAAAAGTTCACCAAACTTGCCCAATCAGAGGAATTAACTgggagataaaaatataaatataaacatattgagTCCTGGGGAACACTTAGTTCTCAAACCTCATAAGCCAACATCTTTGAAGTTGGGCCCTGGAAATGGTTTGGGAAATTCACTCTAAGAGTATCTCAGTTAACACTGTTTAATGGAATATTGTCCCAGAAATAAGCTCTGCAGACCCCAACTTCCTATTTTTATCTTGTAGTCATTGGGCATAAACTGATAACAACAGTAAATGTAACCTGCAGAGAGTCCAATGGTAGCTCTTGAGACACATTGGTTACAAGGCACACTGCCTTACAAGCCATTCTACAGTTTGAGGTAGCAGACACGGTGCTCCCGTATATACAACActtggtctcttttctttttctttttttttcctttaagaaaaaaattggatattttctttatttacatttcaaatgttatcccctttccaggttttcctccctcccagaaacacccaaTCACATCAAGGGTGGAGAGGTGGAGGTGGGtgaggggggtggaggggtgggtggaagaacacttggtttcttaattcattttcttcCCCTGTAGCCAGAGACTAAATCCTGAAAGGAAAGGTTCACAAGTGAGGCCTAGGCGCCAGACACTTTTCAGACTTTTTCAAGGGAAGGAAGGTGTGTTGTTGGTAGAAGAGcggttgaacccagagcttcacacacacactggtaaatGTCCACTACTAAGCTTTATTCTCAGTCttctaatttgtatttatttacatatttacttctTGAGGCAAAGACTTTATAGTTTTCCAGTCTGGACTTGAGCCCTTTCTATAGCCTAGGTAGGCCTTGAATTTATAGTCCTTTCTGCTTCAATGTCCTTAATAGATGGGACATTGTCCCAGCTCCCAAACTTTGTGAATGAAGagttttttatttctctatttcctcATAATCAAAATCTGTTTAGAATGGCCCAATCCAACTCAGTCATTTACTCAACTAGCTTTGACCATTTTGGACAGGGACTGAAAATTCTTAATTCTTCCTTCAAAGCATCCATTCCTTTCAGCTATTTTGGCATTTCTATATACAATAAGTGACCCATTCCAAGGCTTCATTATTTGGTCCTGGCTAAACTAAGAATCACAATAGATTAAATCTCCTTGTAAACAGGTTTTTATAAAGGTCATCTGATAGTCTCAAACAATTCCTTTCAAAGGTGGGAGTACACTAGGCTAAGGAAGGCCTTTCAATGTCCTACCTATATTTTACTTCTGGAAGCACATTTCTAAAGTCGTTGACAACCTATTTTTTAATCCCAGATCAAGGAGGGAAATTGGCAACTGCAAAAAGTTCTGAATTTCAAAATCTTaaaatgtgtgtgggtatgtgcggAGAaatgcaggtgcccatgaaggtcatcagtgcttgtgagccacttggtgtggttgctaggaattgaactcaggtcgtctcTGCAGTCTCAAATCTGAAATTGAAAACACAACATCGCCAAAGCGGCACTGCCATTGTCACCTCAGGATGCTGCCTGACTGCCAGCTCGGCGTGCAGCCTCAAAACTTCCGTCCAGAATCTGTTCCAAGAGATCTGAAAATGGGCGTTGTTCAAGTCTATCCGAACCAACTGAAAACATCatctcctggaagatggtgagcTCATCTCTGCAATTCTTCCTAGATCTAAAATGTTGTGAGTTATGATTGTGACTTAAATGTACCATCCTCTTGTACACATAACCTTGCACATTTAAGGAGATGAATAAATGTTCAAATAGCTGGAGGCCAGGGGAGACAGTGAAAGCCAGGACACAGTATCTTTCTGAAGAATGACCTAAACTTGCTCTAACCGCGAGCCTGACTCATTCCACTCTGGCTGTCTCCTTTGATCGCCTAACAGAAGACTATTAGCAGTGTGTTCTCTATTATTCTCCTTTAACATCAACCATCTGACCCTCTGAAACATACTAGACTTTTTATGTCCAGGTCCCTATCACTATCAATTCATCTCATCAATTAAACAGAAGACTAATCTTCTGATATGTCATTCTCTTCAATTAACAGAGCTTAGGACATTTAACTTCTGCTTCTCACCAAGTAACTGTTGGTTGTCTTCCTTCCCAGGGAAGGTCTTCAATTATCCACTGAGACCTAAACTCTAACCCTAACCTCTGGGTCAAACCATACTCTGTGTTGGAAATACCGAGGCAAACAAAATGACATCTCTGCTCTTATGGAGTTTACGATCGAGTATGGGAAGTGGGCGAAATATACTTTAGAGAACCTGTCAAAACCTGATAGATGGTGTGAAAATGAAGCAGGAACCAGGCCAGAAAAAGTAGTTGAAGAAGTTCTGCCTCTTTTAAGACTATCTGAGCTTAAATTTAATTGAGAAGCAGAGTCATACTTAAAAGTAGAGAAGAAGTGTCATTGGGAACTGTAGGTCCAAAGCACTCTAGAGCCTGCCACAAGCCAGATAATCATCACTGAATTATTTCTGAGCTATGGCCAAGGAATAATACTATGCCATCTTACCGAGTGGCCCCCTTCTGCAGCAGAAACAAAGTACAGAGGGCACTGTGTGTTTCTGCGGAGAATGTGCTCATTATGGCCAGTGCAATGGTTCAGTAGTTCATCTATAAGTAGAATCCAATTTTTGCACTTATGTTGCATTATATAACAAGTATTTGTGTACAGGTGTTAGCTTCCTCAGATTCTTGAGAACTCAcatcagacatttttttttttaaacacagtttTCTGCTTGTCACacaccatttttttgtttgtttttgagacatgggtttctctgtgtagccaggctgtcctggaactcactctgtcgaccaggctggctctgaactcagaagtcggcctgctctgcctcccaagtgctgggattaaaggcgtgcgccaccactgcctggcgtcACACAACATTTAGCTGAGGCACTAGTGCTGAGAATGGTTCCAACTGCATAACAGATGAGATTAGCAAAATACTCAAAAGGGCAGCGACCTGCTCCTACACCCACGAGAGAGTTGTGGAGTATAGGAAGAATACACTCTCCCTCCAGGAAACTTATTAGGAGATACCACAGTAAAAATCTTCCTAATTATCCTTTATAATGCTGTCCCGTGGGTCTCTTTATCATTTCTGAAGGTTAGTCAAATTCTCAAAGGGATTTCTTAATCCGAAATAGATGTATCAATAGCTAGTGGTTAGGGTGCAAGCACAGGGACTTGATATTGATTTCGGTGGCTTGCAAGGCCACACCCAGTCATTATCCACTTTTCCTGTCCCCTCAAAGTGCTCAGCCTTTCCTTAAACTCTaactttctctgctctcttcaaAGAGCAAAGAACCACGCAGAACTACACGGccatttaggttttcttttttaaagaaatattttatcacCAACCTCTCTCCTCACTATCAAGGGTGccaacaattaagaaaacagaaGCGACGTAAGTATGCCCTTATCAGCAAACCGCCGCCAAACTTTGCATGAACAAAAACCACAGTCACCAGATTTGCATAGTCTTCTCTTGTAAGAGGACAAACTCCCTTCTTTCTCACTGAGAACAAACCCACCGGGAGGCTGGGAGATCTGGCTACGAAAACTTTAAACGGGTTGGAAGGCGGCGGCAGCAGGCTTTAGGGAGGTAGGGATACCTCCCAAAGTCACTCCGGAGGGGCTTTGATGAATGTTGGCTCCGGATACCCAGCCACCACGTTCTCCACGTGCCCCATCAACTCCCTTCGACCCTCTTCGCCTCCTGCCCAGAACGGGATAGCTTCCAGTTACCTGCTAGCCAAGCCTCGAGGCTTGGGCACACGATgcagcagagacagcaggaaaGCCGGCAGCCCCTCCAGCAAGGAGCCGCAGATTCTACCTCCGGAGTAGCGCGCCCCGCACCGCATGCGGCTAGGGCGCAGGAGAGCGCACTGGAAGCCCCGCCCACTCCCTGCGAGGCCACACCCCCGGAAGAGAGCTTTTTAGCCCTTGGCAGGCGCCGTAGTCAACCTCCAACCGGCTCGGCCTGGCTCTGGGCTCCGGCGGCGAGAGCACAGCCCCCCGCTGCCCGTGTGGGGGCGGTCCTGTGTGTCGCTTCCCACGCATCGCTCCGGGCCCCTGCAGGGCAGCATTGCCCGGTGTCTCCTCCCCGCTTCAGCGTTCTGCGTTACCGCCTTGGTGCTGCGGCTGCAGAAGCTGCGGCAACTGGGGTGCAGCCTGCGCTCTGCGGCTCGGCCGGGAGGGCGCGGAACAGGCGATCTGGGCAGCGTCGCTGCGTCCTATCCGCGCTCCCTTCCGCATCCCCGCCCCTCGATCGCACCTCCTCCGGAGCTGAGAGTAGCTCCTCTGGCTctgcagcggcagcagcagcagcagcagcagtgagtcCAGGACTGCCAGTGGGAGGCACACCCACCTAGCCCGGCCGCACCCCTGCGCAGCAGCATGTCCGCGCTAGAGTGGTATGCCCACAAGTCTCTGGGCGATGGCATCTTCTGGATTCAAGAACGGTTCTACGAGTCAGGCAACCGGGCCAACATTTGGCTGGTGCGCGGCTCGGAGCAGGACGTGGTGATAGACACGGGCCTGGGGCTGCGCAGCCTTCCGGAGTACCTCTACTCCTCGGGCCTCTTGCAGGATTGCGGGTCGAAAGAGGATACAGGACGCCGGCCGCTGCTGGCCGTGGCCACCCACGTGCACTTCGATCACTCCGGCGGCCTCTATCAGTTCGACCAGGTGGCTGTGCATCGCGCCGAGGCCGAGGCCCTGGCTCGCGGGGACAACTTTGAGACCGTGACCTGGCTTTCTGACAGCGAGGTGGTGCGGGCGCCCAGCCCTGGTTGGAGGGCCAGGCAGTTCCGAGTGCAGGCAGTGCAACCCACCCTCATTCTGCAGGATGGTAATGGGCCCCGCGGGCGTGCGCTGTCACTGAGGGAGGGGCTTGGAGAGCGTGTGCAGCATGATGCAGACCTCCGAGGCACAGTTGGGGTACAGTGCGGGAATACTCTGTCTCACCCTTTGCTGCGTGGAAGCCAGCTTGAGCAGAGATTAGGCCCTGGCAGGCTTCTCTGTACGGAGATGCGCGCTGCTACTACTactgtgtggctgtcttctttgaaAGCTCACACCATCCCCAGTCAGTAGGCTACAGTAGTAACACCGCAGGCTTGTGACTGGagattttctattcttttcccaAGTACCGGTTGAACATTTCCAGCTTTTGTAACGAGTAGGCTTTTAAGCAATGGCACCTTGTGAAGTGTCAGGCTCTGTGCTTTGAAAACTGCTGACTTCATCTGCCTGCTCACTTCACTGCATAGTGCCTGTCCGTTCCACCTGTAGGCTTAGAAAGCTTTGGTTCCATTTCATCCATCCCCACCTTTCAGatgggtttgtttgcttattgcctcacaagaaaaacaacaacaacaaaacaaacaaacaaaaacaaaaggcttgGCAGTGAACATAAATGTAGAATTATGACAAATATATAGTCTGGATGAGAGCAAGGCCTAGGAAAGATCAATAAGGGAGTTGTTTCCGgtggagaaagtgtgtgtgttaaTGAGGACTTCATTCTCTTGGTCCTAAGAAATTGATAGAATGGAGCAAAATAGATAGGGTCCCAGTCCCCTACTCCTCATGCTGGAACTGTACTAACTGAATTGATTAGCAACAGCAGCAATATTTGAtttatcaattttatatttttgtcttagggtttatttatttatttatttacatccccaaAACTACTCCCGCACCTGCTCCCTCTCTCACAGtctctcccccaactccctcttctcctctgagagggtggaggcccccCTGggtacccctccccccaacacagcACATCAATCAAGGCTCTGccagattaggtgcatcctctctcactgaggatGAGATGAGGCAGCCATGGAGGCTGAGGTGCATGCCTGCTACGTATGTGCCCGGAACCTCTTTtcagtctgtgtgtgttctttggttggtgcttcagtctctgagtgctcctaggttagttgactctcttggtcttgcTGTGGGGTTCCcttccccttcagggccttcgttcttcccccagctcttccataagagtcccagaCTACCGTCCagagtttggctgtgggtctctgcatctgtttcagtccactgctgggtggagcctctcagaggacagttatgctaggctcctgtctgcaagcataatggagtatcattaataatgtcagggattggtgcttgttcATGGAATGAGGGTtgagttgggccagttattggttggctttttcttcagtttcttttctatcccggcatttcttttagacaggataaatttggggtcaaagCTTTGTGGGTGGGTCGATGTCCTTATCCTGCCACTGAGAGTTTTGTCTGGCTACAAGAGGTAGCCTCTGCTAGTTTCATgcccccactgttaggaatcttGGCTAAGCTCACCCTCATTGACTTTCTGGGAGCCTCCTCTATGGGACATCCTAgagattctcccctcccccagcttacacccccatccccacagctgaagatttccattcactctcctggccctctgagcctctcctttctctccctgcacctgatcctgccccaccgcaccccccaccccattctgtTTACTtcttgagtacataccatgattgtccttttgggtatgggttacctcacacaggatgatattttctagttccatcctttggcctgtaaaattcatgatgtccttggtggtttgttttgttttgttttgacagggtttctctgtgtaaccctggctgtcttggaactcactttgtagataaggctggcttcaaacccagaaatccacctgcctctgcctcccaagtgctgggagtaaaggcgtgcaccaccccattctgattggtataaggtagaatctcagggttgatttgatatgcatttccctgatgattaaggatattgaacatttctttaagtacttctcagacTTTCAAGattcttctattgagaattctctgtttagctctatactccattctttttaaagatttatttatta
This window harbors:
- the Mblac2 gene encoding metallo-beta-lactamase domain-containing protein 2, coding for MSALEWYAHKSLGDGIFWIQERFYESGNRANIWLVRGSEQDVVIDTGLGLRSLPEYLYSSGLLQDCGSKEDTGRRPLLAVATHVHFDHSGGLYQFDQVAVHRAEAEALARGDNFETVTWLSDSEVVRAPSPGWRARQFRVQAVQPTLILQDGDVINLGDRQLTVMHMPGHSRGSICLHDKDRKVLFSGDVVYDGSLIDWLPYSRISDYVGTCERLIELVDRGLVEKVLPGHFNTFGAERLFRLASNYISKAGICHKVSTFAMRSLASLALRVTNPRTSP